Part of the Henckelia pumila isolate YLH828 chromosome 2, ASM3356847v2, whole genome shotgun sequence genome is shown below.
gtttgtgtgtgtgtgtgtgtgtgtttgagtgtgtgtgtgtgtgtttttttttctccttttttttGGGTAGCTTTTGATTTATTATAAAAGGGATAGCAATGGTTCCGTAGATTtgtgatttattatttattctatATTAgagttttctttttttaacaaataaaaatttgaagtaCCTTAATTTGAccttttaattattaaattgtaACAAGTTactggttttttttaaaaaaaaataacaagttACTAGTTaggtatgtatgtatgtattcgCAACTACTTAATCAAAGACGCGAGTTTCATTGCTTACGCCATAGATGAATTGGAGTTTCTTGTTTCTTTCGTCACTGTGTCAAAGTTTTCAACTTCAACTTCAAttgttatttataatttatcattttttcgACGTGAAACTCACATAACAAAATCTTGAAAATGTAACCGGACATCAACACGTATCTATAAGTCTATaatcattaaaataaaattgcaaCTTATCAGAAAATGCAATGGACATATGGTAGTGTTTTGTAGAGCTTTTAGAAATCACTTCTCAACTTTctcttttcaaaattttgttaataaaaagttgagaaatgctTAATTTCTAGAAActctttcaaacactaccaTATTAAATACAATTAATAGTATAGTTAATGTGGTTCATAAAAGGATGTTTGAGTTAGTGGAGTATGTAAATTCTTGACAAATAGTCAGGAATTCGAATATTCTACCCACACTTTTTCGGACGAACCTGTCGTATAGAATTTGCTCAGTGCGATTTACTTGATTATCTTAATTTATAGACTATTGCATTAGCTCGAGGTTTACCCAGTGCACAACGAATATATAGGCTAAGGATTCTCACGTCgtaaaaaaaacaatagtatAGATAGTGGTTTTAACATATATTTCAAtggttatatataaaatatttattaatgtaGAAGTAAATAGCTGATGCTTAAATCCTTGTTTAATCTCGTAATTTTGTTTCGACATATTATTTGTTTGTGAAATGATAcgataaaataaaagataacgaTAAAATAACTATTTTTCAAATtccaattaagataaaaacgagtcaaatacaaaaaaaaaaaaaaaaaaatcaatccctTTGACCAAACAACGATCCATTTATCTCCCCTATTTTTAGAGATAAAACGACATAAATCTTCAAACAGTTATAACGAGCCACGCATTTTTGTTTTTACAAATTTCTCGAAATGGATTACCAAATCTTACTTGGTCAAAACAAGGTACAAGTCTTTCTGCACAACGCACAAGCACTGAAAGCAGGGGATTTTCCCGAAAACGCGTGTTTGGCGCATATAAAATCTAGTATTCAAATCAGAGCTTTGTGCAATGTGCTTTTACATTTCTCCTCTCCCCTTCCCCTCTTATTCTCAAGATTCACACGCATCCACACAATACAcgtaacacacacacacacacatacatacatacatatatatacaggTATTTACATACATATGcatgaatatatatatccaaTTGCGTCAAAATCCGTGTACATATAGCCGTTGTATTGCTTCAAGTGAAAGGAAAAGGCAATAAAGAGAGAAGGGAAAGAGAAGGGTGTGTTTAGAGGGAATGACGCCGTCGTGGATTCCTTTGGCGGTGGTGTTGGCGGTGTTGGCGGCGGCGGCGGTCGTTGGTGAAGGGAAGGGGGTTACGTTGACTCTTGAGAGGGCGAACCACCAGGGGATTGAGCTGAGTCAACTCAGGAACCGTGACAGGTTTAGGCACGGCAGATTCTTGCAGCAACAGCCTCTTGGTGTCGTTGATTTCCCTGTCGAAGGAACCTATGATCCTTTTCTTGTGGGGTATGGTGCCTATATTCTcgtctttttcttttctttcttttaaaaTGCGTATATGTGTACCTTTTCCTCTTCTAAGTGGTTTtgatgtttgtttgttttttttaatgtatttttgtAAAAGTTCTGATCTTTTATTGATGGGTTTTGATTCTTGCTAGCGAAAGAATACGTGTTATTTCATTCAGTTTAGTTGATATAACGATCGTGCAATTGACTTTGAAAAAGGAATTGATGTTGGGTCAGTTGTTGCAATTTGGATAAATACAAGAATTTCTGGGGTTATGGTTCTGTTCAATTCTTGATCATTCTCTTTCGCCTTTTCATTTTTAATCCCTTTGGTGTGATACCTCAGGAATTTGATTTGGAGAATAATTAATGTTTCAAGAACTTATTGAGCTGGTTAATCTTGGTTTTTAGGTTGTACTTTACTAGAGTAAAATTGGGTACTCCTCCAAAGGAATTCTATGTACAGATAGATACTGGAAGTGATGTGCTATGGGTCGGTTGCAATCCCTGTGCTGGTTGCCCAACATCAAGCGGATTACAAGTAAATTCTTCCTTCATTTATGCAGATCTTCGTTTTTTtcatctttaaatttaaatttctttgttttttttttatatctagAAATAGtgtgtatgatttaattgaatTATAATGTTTCTTTCTGTTTTTTAACAGATTCAGCTAGAGTTTTTCGATCCTTCCAGCTCAAATACAGCATCGCCGATCTCATGTTCAGATCAAAGATGTGCTTTAGGTGCTCAGTCTTCTGATTCTGGGTGTTCAGGCCAAAACCAATGCGGATACACATTCCAGTATGGTGATGGCAGTGGCACATCAGGATATTATGTGTCAGATTCGATATATTTGGAAACAGTAGTTGGAGATTCTTTGACATCGAATTCTTCAGCAGCTGTTGTTTTTGGGTGAGTtctctttgatttatattaaaccATTCTTGGTGCATATGATTACCTTTTGGTTGACATGGTTTCATTGCTTGGTTATCTATTGACTCAGCTGTAGCACATCACAGACCGGGGATCTTACGAAGCCAGATAGGGCGGTTGATGGTATATTTGGTTTCGGACAAAATGGATTATCAGTAATCTCTCAACTTTCGTCTCAGGGAATCACCCCAAATTCATTTTCCCATTGCTTAAAAGGAGAAAATGGTGGGGGTGGTATTATGGTGCTTGGGCAGATTGTGGAGCCAAATCTTGTTTACACTCCTCTAGTTCCATCACAGTAAGTAATTTTCCCACTCATAAATTATTAATAGTCTTCTTTCTTTTCCATCATGTCACTTAAAACGAAGCATTATGCAACAGGATTATACATAGTTAATTTTACTGTTAGATTTGACGTGCATTTATATAACTAGCATTCGAGGCTGTTAGTTACCAAGAATCTTCAGCTTACTTTATTAATTCTTTTGGCAATGGCAGTATCAGTCATTGTGATTTATGTTCCAAGGGTTAGCTTCTTTATTTCATAGTCAAACATctccaaaatttaatttttgttacctTCCAATAGCATATAGGTACTTATACTGAAAGAGCTTAATTGAAAGGGATTTAggtcaaaaattaaaatgactACAATCTTGGAATCATGTTTATTTATAATGGATTCATGTTACTcgttttaatcatttttttggTTTGGATGTACCGAAATATCTTGTTTTGTGAAGGCAAGTTCTTATTTGAGAATAATCAAGTTCTCAAGGTTCGTGTGGCTCTATATTTCAGGCCCCATTACAATGTAAATCTACTAAGCATTTCAATAAATGGGCAAACATTAGCCATTGATCCGTCCGTTTTTGCATCATCAACCAACCGAGGAACCATAATCGATTCAGGAACAACGCTGGCATATCTTGCAAAAGAAGCTTATGACCCTTTTGTTACTGCGGTAATTTTCTGCTCTCAGAAaccttttttaattattattttcaaaaatttatacgCTGTGTGATGTCCATAACGTGGAATGTTTTTTCCTCGCAGATTACACAGACTGTTTCGCAATACGTCCGTCCTATTGTTTCAAAGGGGACCCAATGCTATCTAACTACCTCCAGGTTTTTCTCTCACATGAAAACCCTTGCAGCATATAAATCTCACATGAAAAATCCTTGCTTGTCTGTCTTGTCATATAGTCTGActaatttttgtgtattttcCAGCATCTCAGATATTTTCCCTCTAGTTAGCTTAAACTTTGCTGGTGGTGCCTCAATGATACTAAGGCCTCAAGATTACCTCTTGCAGCAGAACTCTGTTGTAAGTTAACATCGCATGCTCATACAAACCTCGTGCACCCTAGTTACATGCTCAAATAAGAACCCGAGTTTCTTGATTGCTAATGAAATGCTGTTACATGTGATTCTTGTTTGTTCAGGGTGGTGCAGCAGTGTGGTGCATTGGCATTCAGAAATTTCAGGGCGAAGGAATGACAATTTTAGGAGGTATGAAGCATACATATATTATAATGCATCTTGAAAGATTATTTTGTGTAATACCAATGCACTCTACAGAACTACACAATTGGTGCATTACAAAAAGTTTAGTTATCGATAGTTTTGCAACTCAAATAATTAAACCATATAACATATCAAGCGTCACATCTTGGTCCCATGTGCAGATTTGGTCCTGAAAGACAAGATTGTTGTCTATGATTTGGCTGGCCAAAGGATCGGATGGGCAAATTATGACTGTAAGTTTCTTTCTGATCTACACTTTTGAAGCTATTTCTTGAGCATTATTACAGCTCATTGTAAACAAACTTGACATCTTATTACAGGTTCGTCGTCTGTGAATGTCACCACCGCAGGCAGTACCGGTAAAACCGAATTTTTCAACGCTGGACAGTTCAACGACAATAATTCAGCATATACCGAACCTTATAAGATGATACCGAGTACCATCATAAGTTTACTGTTGCATGTTGCATTATTTGGTGTTCTACCATTTTTATGAGTTTGGATAAGTGATTCTTACCGTCTGCAActctattttttaaaactttctcGACATAGTTCCTTGCTATTACAAATTTTACGGCCTTAGGTAGGATGTATATTGTGCAGTAGATTGAAGCTTTGTTCCACTGGCTTTGGTCCCCATAGGATTGATTATACAGGCAGTTGTACAGAAGATTCATACAGGAAATACTGTACATTTCGTTATAAAAGAGTTGTGTATTAGTATTTAAGACAAGATTTGATCTCGCAATAATACATTTTGTGAAATTATATTTGGTTTGTTCTACTCTTGATATATATAGTAATAATTGTTAGTTTGGCTTCATCCATTGAGATTCTGTAACATTTTGGTGAATCTTTTTAACAAGTCATTGCACTCAATCTTAAAAGTGTTACTTGGATCTTTTACCATTTCTTCACGACTCGCTTATAGATAAATTATAGATATGGTGAAGGAAAATATCCTTTCAAGTTtcaacttatttataacatatCAAGAAGCCCCAATTCTTCATGCATAGAGCGAAACTTTATTTCTTTCACCTGTCACACAAATTCTGTGTTGAATGTATAGCTCTCTAGATTGCTCGACACATAGGTGGTTAGCTTTCCAACAAAATTTTTACATCACGAATCACAGCCGAATACTCACTTTCTTAGATATTTCCACAATATCGGAGTAGATTTGATCGCCTCCAATCTCAACACCAGATGCTCCAGCAGCCACACGTAATATGTCCTCGACTAAGGCCACGTTTCCCATTATATCAACATGTGCACCACTAGCTCGGCCCCGCCCCTCCAGCAAATTTGCTGGTGCTTGATGCTTATATTCTCTTACGTAAGTTGAGCTCCTGGATGGGTTGAAACGTGTTTTTCCTCGCCAGCCTTTGGCACACATAAAACCAGAGCTCAGAACTGGAACAGTTTCGTCGCCATCCACATAGTACACCCCACCTTTTAAGCAGCCATTGTGATTTCCATCTGCTGCAGAGCTGTCTATTTGGAGAGGAATGCTTCTGCGCCTGCTGGAGGGTGAGAGCTTGTAGACATATGATCTTTCCGTCGGGATTCCCACTCCGTAGAGACAGTATATTTCCATGTGTGGTGCATCCGGCAATCTGAAAAAGGAGAAAAGCCGAACAAGAATATAAATCAACAAGCTTTAATGCCAAAGAATCAAGAACCGAATTTCAGATTTTTCCCACAACAAAAATGCATTCAGTGAGTGAACTAGGAAGCCCTTTACGAAAGGAAAAACTCGTTCCTAGAAGGAATCTCAAACACTACTTTAGAATGACTTGGGGCAAAACTCATTCCGGATGAACTCTGTTCCTCACCCATGATAGGGTCCACATTCTAACCCGGCTTACACAAGTAAAACTTGGCGTGGATAAACGCATTGGGTTGATGAAACTTACTTGGTCTCAAGTGGATTCGACCAGTACTTGTAGTTATTATACTTAGGATCGTCCAGGTTGTTAGCCATGCCATGTGAGAATTGAGCTTCGGCACGTTGCATCATCATTGGAGCGATGGAACGGAGAAGATCCAGCAAAGTTTTTGCGGTGTATGCTTTGTTTTCGAAAATTCGGTAGATGTTATCTGGCCTTATTTCATCATATTCAGTCCATAATTTTCCATGTGATGGAGGATAGGAGTGTGTTATGGTATCGTTGGGTCGCAGTGCTTGTTCCTATGTCCATTGAATATTTTAGCTTCGGAGATTTTTGAAACGAGATTTAATTTAACATATAGATTGATAATTGAATAAAACTATATGTACATAAAAGTTTACACATTGTGTTACACTacatttgaaattacaaaattatcacttcattttatttaaaaagacTCTTTCAAAAATACATTAAGAATAtgtatgtaatttcaagtgtaaTGTGTAACTCAATGTGTAATCTTTCATGTACATATAACATCACCCTCGATAATTTTAATCTACCTGTGAATTGGAAGTAGGGAGCTTTGAAGAATGCAATTCTGATGCCATCTTTCCAAAAGAGATTATCCTACCATAGTTCGTTGATTCTTGAACTTCAAAAATGCTTTTATCATCGGTGGTGTTGCTCTTTGTGACAGAATTTCGACGGTTCTTTTCTTTCTTCGAACCACACACATAATTTTGTTCAGGTGACCAATCCAAGTTACCCCAAATGGCCTCGCCTCCTTTAGGTAACAGAGAAACCATGGAGTCCCATGTTCGAGATACTCGCATGACATGCTCCAAACCTTGAAGGCCCAGAATTTTAGAATCCAAGAAACCGGGAGCCATAGCTCTGCAAAATTAAGTTCAAGAACTAGGAATATTAATACTCGCCCTCAAAAGATTATGTATTTTACCATTCTTAACTGCAACTATATGGTATAACGCAAGGATGATGACGATATTTTCGCTTTGACTTACCTTATGAAAGCAAGGTCTTTCCTTTCTACAGACAATATACTGCCCACGATTTTTGGTACACCAAGAAACGTGGGACTAATATTCATGATTGCTTTGATGTGCTTCGCACACCAATCTGGTCCGCCGCCACCTCCCATCGGCGGAGGCGCTTCGACCCATTTGACAAAGTGGAGAAAATAGATCGCACCCATTGAATGAGGCACCACCACCACTTTCTTGTATCCATTCGTTACGTGCATCAGCTCGATTTTGCTCTTCAATCTAGTCAGAGTTTGATCCCTCGTCTGCTCATCCAATGTTGTTTGCTCACGATCGATAATTTATAGTGGATAAAACATATTACATTTTACATTTATTGCATATCATATGAAGGTATAAATTAGATAATTCTTCATAGTTtcattaatccaagaatataatattgaaaaattgatCAAGAACATGGATCAAAATACTAATTCAACCTCATACCTCTGTATTTTGAAAGGACAGTCTCCAGTCATAGGCTGCCATGTACATATTCTTCTCCTCGTAGCCTATTCGGGCCAAATTCTGAATCAGACTAGCCCAAACGAAATACCCAGGGGCCAAATAGTCTGCCTCTACGAGCCCGGGCACCGCCCGGACCCGAATTCCGGGAGGATCGAGCCCTGTTTCATTGTTTAAAGACAGATGCTCTAACCAACATATAGGCCTAAAAATAGTccaccaaaattcacatttgtgcacaaaaattcaattaaatatcgaaaaaaaaaagtaactTTTTTAATCCAACTTTGGAACTCAAACCTCTTGAATATTTCAGTAAAGCTGCCGCCCCATAGCCGCTTGCGGAAGAGGCCATCTGAACAAGGCCTGCCTTCCCACAGCTCGAGTCCTCCGGTGACAATGCCGGGAACCAAAACTACAGGATGAAGCGCGGTGGCGCCGCCGCGTCTCAGTCTCTCACCCGGCGGTTCTGGGCGGCCCTTAAATCCTTGAAAGTTTACGGGTGAAAAATGGTACAGAAACAAGAGTAGCCACCAAGTGGTGCATAAGTAGCCAATCGTCCAGCAACAAGAATCCATGCACCTCCATTGTTTCTTCAGCTTGTTTTGTTTCAGCCTCTCATCTTTTACTGCAGAATTGGTGCCAAAGCattttctttcttcggtttccGGTCTTCGATAATTCGAAGAAAACTTCACAGGCCGCAGAAAACAAAGCTTCCGCAACCGAAAACTCGAAGCCATTGCATGGGAAATAGAAATTTCAGAGGATCCGTGAGTGGACAAAACAGAGTGCATGGCTACTCCATTGACTGGGATATTCAATCACTCCAATTTAAGATCAATGGATGCATGAATGAAGAATCCCAGACCGAGAAAGAAAAATCAAGAGAAAACGAAAAGCCATGAAAGAAGGGCAATATTCCTCTGTGAAGTATGATTTTGGTTATGCCTCGGTGGTGGCAGATAATGAAAACCCACGTGGTGAAGGAGACGATGTGGAGGTGTCCGTTGCACAACAAAACAACACATGATGAGAGAGATGGCCATTTCTAGCTAACAAATTTCGCAGAAAACaagagaaaaagaagaaagaatttTGTAGGCATCTTGTGTACTGAATTTTTGTCTTAAATTTGTTCAACAGAAACTTAAAGCCAAGAAGCTTAAACTATAAGCCTTCATCGATGTTTTATATTTGCAAAAGCAATAATCATTAATCAAGTGACTAATTTCTCGCACAGATACTGCGTCAAATTCCCATTCTTacgatatatatttaataatcgACACTTGTCCGTGCATTTGAGTTTGCATGCAATGCATGCACACCTCAGCTGTCACCGCAAACTCTCTTTTCCttcaatttaattaattaattaattagtagcTTCATTCTCTTCAATAGTACTCTGACGTGTAAGTATAGGTATGGTCAGAGGATTACGGGTGAAAATCACATGAAGAGGGGACAAAACAATTTGTGGGTATTCTGGATTAATTTGAATGAAAAGATCCCGTGGGAGGGGAGGTATGGGGCAGTGATGGAGATTGGAGGCCATTTACAGCTACTAAAATGTCATTAGATTCACATatataaaatagaaaataatattttatatataaaaaataataatttcttgAATCGAGTTA
Proteins encoded:
- the LOC140881311 gene encoding aspartic proteinase 36-like, whose protein sequence is MTPSWIPLAVVLAVLAAAAVVGEGKGVTLTLERANHQGIELSQLRNRDRFRHGRFLQQQPLGVVDFPVEGTYDPFLVGLYFTRVKLGTPPKEFYVQIDTGSDVLWVGCNPCAGCPTSSGLQIQLEFFDPSSSNTASPISCSDQRCALGAQSSDSGCSGQNQCGYTFQYGDGSGTSGYYVSDSIYLETVVGDSLTSNSSAAVVFGCSTSQTGDLTKPDRAVDGIFGFGQNGLSVISQLSSQGITPNSFSHCLKGENGGGGIMVLGQIVEPNLVYTPLVPSQPHYNVNLLSISINGQTLAIDPSVFASSTNRGTIIDSGTTLAYLAKEAYDPFVTAITQTVSQYVRPIVSKGTQCYLTTSSISDIFPLVSLNFAGGASMILRPQDYLLQQNSVGGAAVWCIGIQKFQGEGMTILGDLVLKDKIVVYDLAGQRIGWANYDCSSSVNVTTAGSTGKTEFFNAGQFNDNNSAYTEPYKMIPSTIISLLLHVALFGVLPFL
- the LOC140881310 gene encoding putative phospholipid:diacylglycerol acyltransferase 2, encoding MASSFRLRKLCFLRPVKFSSNYRRPETEERKCFGTNSAVKDERLKQNKLKKQWRCMDSCCWTIGYLCTTWWLLLFLYHFSPVNFQGFKGRPEPPGERLRRGGATALHPVVLVPGIVTGGLELWEGRPCSDGLFRKRLWGGSFTEIFKRPICWLEHLSLNNETGLDPPGIRVRAVPGLVEADYLAPGYFVWASLIQNLARIGYEEKNMYMAAYDWRLSFQNTETRDQTLTRLKSKIELMHVTNGYKKVVVVPHSMGAIYFLHFVKWVEAPPPMGGGGGPDWCAKHIKAIMNISPTFLGVPKIVGSILSVERKDLAFIRAMAPGFLDSKILGLQGLEHVMRVSRTWDSMVSLLPKGGEAIWGNLDWSPEQNYVCGSKKEKNRRNSVTKSNTTDDKSIFEVQESTNYGRIISFGKMASELHSSKLPTSNSQEQALRPNDTITHSYPPSHGKLWTEYDEIRPDNIYRIFENKAYTAKTLLDLLRSIAPMMMQRAEAQFSHGMANNLDDPKYNNYKYWSNPLETKLPDAPHMEIYCLYGVGIPTERSYVYKLSPSSRRRSIPLQIDSSAADGNHNGCLKGGVYYVDGDETVPVLSSGFMCAKGWRGKTRFNPSRSSTYVREYKHQAPANLLEGRGRASGAHVDIMGNVALVEDILRVAAGASGVEIGGDQIYSDIVEISKKVSIRL